From one Streptomyces sp. Q6 genomic stretch:
- a CDS encoding NAD(P)/FAD-dependent oxidoreductase, translating into MATALVLARRGHRVRVWSREPAGRTTSAVAGALWWPYRIDPVERVGAWSVRSLRRYEEWARRPETTGVRMVDGVHADTRLAGLGVWAGEVAGLRDTDAGLAARLPLIDMPAHLAWLRGELAAAGVAVEERSVTSLRDVPAPVVVNCAGLGARELVPDASVRPVRGQLVVVENPGVRTWFTAADAASDTTTYFFPQPGGLILGGTAEEDAWSLAPEPAVARAIVKRCAAVRPEIAGARVIGHRVGLRPARLAVRIDREVTASGRVLVHNYGHGGAGVTVAWGCAEEAADLV; encoded by the coding sequence ATGGCCACCGCCCTGGTTCTCGCCCGGCGCGGGCACCGGGTGCGGGTGTGGTCGCGGGAGCCGGCCGGGCGGACCACCTCGGCCGTCGCGGGTGCGCTGTGGTGGCCCTACCGGATCGATCCGGTGGAGCGGGTGGGCGCGTGGTCGGTCCGTTCGCTGCGGCGCTACGAGGAGTGGGCAAGGCGGCCGGAGACGACCGGCGTGCGGATGGTCGACGGGGTGCACGCCGACACGCGGCTCGCCGGGCTCGGCGTGTGGGCGGGCGAGGTGGCGGGGCTGCGCGACACGGACGCGGGCCTTGCGGCGCGGCTTCCGCTGATCGACATGCCGGCGCATCTGGCGTGGCTGCGCGGGGAGTTGGCGGCCGCGGGCGTGGCCGTGGAGGAGCGGTCGGTGACCTCGCTGCGGGACGTGCCCGCGCCGGTGGTCGTGAACTGTGCCGGGCTCGGGGCGCGGGAGCTGGTCCCCGACGCGTCGGTGCGGCCGGTGCGCGGGCAGTTGGTGGTGGTGGAGAACCCCGGTGTCCGCACCTGGTTCACCGCCGCGGACGCCGCTTCCGACACCACGACGTACTTCTTCCCGCAGCCCGGCGGACTGATCCTGGGCGGCACGGCCGAGGAGGACGCGTGGTCCCTCGCTCCGGAGCCCGCGGTGGCGCGGGCGATCGTGAAGCGGTGCGCGGCGGTGCGGCCGGAGATCGCCGGGGCGCGCGTGATCGGGCACCGCGTGGGGCTGCGGCCCGCGCGGCTCGCCGTGCGCATCGACCGTGAAGTGACCGCGTCCGGGCGGGTGTTGGTGCACAACTACGGGCACGGCGGGGCCGGGGTGACCGTGGCCTGGGGATGCGCGGAGGAAGCGGCGGATCTGGTGTGA
- a CDS encoding oxidoreductase, giving the protein MSAEYATFGLAPAMRAGGVLANGDYQVHRDFVDFIVDGRPLLFQLSDLDAVSPLAADIPPAIFTHHVKSLLLEAEAPLAEGRYIIYGCPECEGLECGAVTAVIEHTGDDGDDYVWRDFAWQTEEHADLELNGYHGIGPFRFRGAAYRAALGQLLADPVAPAARRRVLLIGARVAVLAKLAAALRTIGIGADITQDATGVPPEELRAYGAVAFGRAVEERQRDAVRREFERAGADVAYVDGLAPIIPLLVAQIESALDRGPEEQRRLTRLVAADGEAGLEVTSTCRVRITAYRLDRLYRTHVHEVFDDVLEPGRHRVPLDPRATKGESFLVARATGGVLVAPMAR; this is encoded by the coding sequence ATGTCTGCCGAGTACGCGACCTTCGGCCTGGCACCGGCGATGCGCGCCGGTGGAGTTCTCGCCAACGGTGACTACCAAGTCCACCGGGACTTCGTGGACTTCATCGTCGACGGGCGCCCGCTGCTGTTCCAGCTCTCCGACCTCGACGCCGTCTCTCCCCTGGCCGCCGACATCCCGCCCGCCATCTTCACCCACCACGTCAAGAGCCTGCTCCTGGAGGCCGAGGCACCGCTCGCCGAGGGCCGCTACATCATCTACGGCTGCCCCGAGTGCGAGGGCCTGGAATGCGGCGCGGTGACCGCCGTCATCGAGCACACCGGCGACGACGGCGACGACTACGTATGGCGCGACTTCGCCTGGCAGACCGAGGAGCACGCCGATCTGGAGCTCAACGGCTACCACGGCATCGGCCCGTTCCGCTTCCGCGGCGCCGCCTACCGCGCCGCCCTCGGCCAACTGCTCGCCGACCCCGTCGCACCGGCCGCCCGACGCCGGGTGCTGCTCATCGGCGCCCGGGTCGCCGTCCTCGCCAAACTCGCCGCCGCCCTGCGCACCATCGGTATCGGCGCCGACATCACCCAGGACGCGACGGGAGTCCCGCCCGAGGAACTGCGCGCCTACGGTGCCGTCGCCTTCGGCCGGGCGGTCGAGGAGCGCCAACGGGACGCAGTACGAAGGGAGTTCGAGCGCGCGGGCGCCGACGTGGCCTACGTGGACGGGCTCGCGCCGATCATCCCCCTCCTGGTCGCCCAGATCGAGAGCGCCCTCGACCGCGGGCCCGAGGAACAGCGCCGCCTCACCCGCCTGGTCGCCGCCGACGGCGAGGCGGGCCTCGAAGTCACCTCCACCTGCCGTGTCCGGATCACCGCGTACCGCCTCGACCGGCTCTACCGCACCCACGTCCACGAGGTCTTCGACGACGTCCTCGAACCGGGCCGGCACCGCGTCCCCCTCGATCCCCGGGCGACCAAGGGGGAGTCCTTCCTCGTGGCCCGCGCCACGGGAGGTGTGCTGGTGGCGCCCATGGCCCGCTGA
- a CDS encoding ABC-F family ATP-binding cassette domain-containing protein, whose amino-acid sequence MTATLVAKNLAAGHGDRSLFSGLDLVVAPGDVIGLVGANGAGKSTLLKLLAGLAVPEEGELRLSPPTAAVGHLPQEPERRPGETIREFLARRTGVADAQRAMDEATQGLVDGTPGADDAYATTLDRWLNLGGADLDERAEDVAGQLGLRVGLDQTMTSLSGGQAARAGLASLLLSRYDVFLLDEPTNDLDLDGLERLESFVRGLRAGTVVVSHDREFLTRTVTKVLELDLAQQQINLYGGGYDAYLEERDVARRHAREEYEEFADKRSALEGRAQMQRGWMDKGVKNARRKATDNDKIGRKFRSEASEKQAAKARQTQRMIERLDVVDEPRKEWELRMEIAAAPRSGSVVASLRDARLRRGDFDFGPVTLQIDWADRVAITGANGSGKSTLLAALLGRVPLDSGHATLGSGVVVGEVDQARALFHGQEALLDAFCAAVPETEPAEVRTLLAKFGLKADHVLRPAATLSPGERTRAALALLQGRGVNLLVLDEPTNHLDLPAIEQLESALASYEGTLLLVTHDRRMLDAVQTTRRLEVADGKLSEV is encoded by the coding sequence ATGACTGCCACCCTCGTAGCCAAGAATCTCGCCGCGGGACACGGCGACCGCTCCCTGTTCTCCGGGCTCGACCTCGTGGTCGCGCCCGGCGACGTGATCGGCCTCGTCGGCGCCAACGGCGCCGGAAAGTCCACCCTGCTCAAGCTCCTCGCGGGCCTCGCCGTGCCGGAGGAGGGCGAGCTGCGGCTCTCCCCGCCGACCGCGGCCGTCGGCCACCTGCCGCAGGAGCCGGAGCGCCGCCCCGGCGAGACGATCCGGGAGTTCCTCGCCCGCCGCACCGGCGTCGCCGACGCCCAGCGCGCCATGGACGAGGCCACCCAGGGCCTGGTCGACGGTACGCCCGGCGCCGACGACGCGTACGCCACGACCCTGGACCGCTGGCTGAACCTCGGCGGCGCGGACCTCGACGAGCGCGCCGAGGACGTCGCCGGACAGCTCGGCCTGCGCGTCGGCCTCGACCAGACGATGACGTCCCTCTCCGGCGGCCAGGCCGCCCGCGCGGGCCTCGCCTCGCTGCTGCTCTCCCGCTACGACGTCTTCCTCCTGGACGAGCCGACCAACGACCTCGACCTGGACGGTCTGGAGCGCCTGGAGTCCTTCGTGCGGGGCCTGCGCGCCGGCACCGTCGTCGTCAGCCACGACCGCGAGTTCCTCACCCGCACGGTCACCAAGGTGCTCGAACTCGATCTCGCGCAGCAGCAGATCAACCTGTACGGCGGTGGCTACGACGCCTATCTGGAGGAGCGCGACGTCGCCCGGCGGCACGCCCGCGAGGAGTACGAGGAGTTCGCCGACAAGCGGTCCGCCCTCGAAGGCCGCGCCCAGATGCAGCGGGGCTGGATGGACAAGGGCGTCAAGAACGCCCGGCGCAAGGCGACCGACAACGACAAGATCGGCCGCAAGTTCCGCAGCGAGGCCAGCGAGAAACAGGCCGCCAAGGCCCGCCAGACCCAGCGCATGATCGAGCGTCTGGACGTCGTCGACGAGCCCCGCAAGGAGTGGGAGCTGCGCATGGAGATCGCGGCGGCGCCCCGCTCGGGCTCCGTCGTGGCCTCGCTCCGCGACGCCCGGCTGCGGCGCGGCGACTTCGACTTCGGCCCGGTCACGCTCCAGATCGACTGGGCCGACCGCGTCGCGATCACCGGGGCGAACGGCTCGGGGAAGTCCACCCTGCTCGCCGCCCTGCTCGGCCGCGTCCCGCTCGACTCCGGGCACGCGACGCTCGGCTCGGGTGTCGTGGTCGGCGAGGTCGACCAGGCCCGCGCGCTTTTCCACGGCCAGGAGGCGCTGCTCGACGCGTTCTGCGCGGCCGTCCCGGAGACCGAGCCGGCCGAAGTCCGCACGCTGCTCGCCAAGTTCGGCCTGAAGGCCGACCATGTGCTGCGCCCGGCGGCGACCCTCTCACCCGGCGAGCGCACCCGCGCCGCCCTCGCCCTGCTCCAGGGCAGGGGCGTCAATCTCCTGGTCCTGGACGAGCCCACGAACCACCTCGACCTCCCGGCGATCGAACAGCTGGAGTCGGCCCTGGCGTCGTACGAGGGCACGCTCCTGCTCGTCACGCACGACCGCCGCATGCTGGACGCCGTCCAGACGACGAGGCGCCTCGAGGTGGCCGACGGCAAGCTGAGCGAGGTCTAG
- a CDS encoding Tex family protein, with amino-acid sequence MATPTVGSIEGRIAEELGVRERQVKAAVELLDGGSTVPFIARYRKEATESLDDAQLRTLEERLRYLRELEERRAAVLDSVREQGKLTDELEAQIRAADTKARLEDIYLPFKPKRRTKAQIAREAGLEPLAQGLLGDPSVDPVAAAAAFVDADKGVADAQAALDGARAILTERFSEDADLIGELRERMWARGRLAAKVKKGKEEAGAKFADYFDFAEPFKDLPSHRVLAMLRGEKEDVLELVLEPEEPLDDAPGATSSYEPIIADRFGIRNQGRPGDKWLQDTVRWAWRTRVLVHLGLDLRMRLRTAAEDEAVKVFAANLRDLLLAAPAGTRATLGLDPGFRTGVKVAVVDATGKVVATDVIHPHVPANRWDEAIAKLARLSQEHAVDLIAIGNGTASRETDKLAGELITKHPELNLTKVMVSEAGASVYSASAFASQELPDMDVSLRGAVSIARRLQDPLAELVKIDPKSIGVGQYQHDLSEVKLSRSLDAVVEDCVNGVGVDVNTASAPLLARVSGIGSGLAENIVAHRDAHGPFGNRKALKSVARLGPKAYEQCAGFLRIRGGDDPLDASSVHPEAYPVVRRMAKSTGGEVGSLIGDTGTLRSLRPADFVDDTFGLPTVTDILKELEKPGRDPRPAFKTATFKEGVEKISDLEPGMVLEGVVTNVAAFGAFIDIGVHQDGLAHVSALSRTFVKDPRDVVKPGDIVKVKVLDVDVPRKRISLTLRLDDDASGSGGGGGERGGQRGARDRDRKPPQQQSRQGARGSGGRGAGGQGSGGGKGRQGGAPAAANSAMADALRKAGLA; translated from the coding sequence GTGGCGACACCCACTGTTGGGTCCATCGAAGGCAGGATTGCCGAGGAACTCGGCGTACGGGAGCGGCAGGTGAAGGCCGCCGTCGAGCTGCTTGACGGCGGCTCGACGGTGCCGTTCATCGCCCGCTACCGCAAGGAGGCGACGGAGTCCCTCGACGACGCGCAGCTGCGCACGCTCGAGGAGCGGCTGCGGTATCTGCGCGAGCTGGAGGAGCGGCGCGCCGCCGTCCTGGACTCGGTGCGCGAGCAGGGCAAGCTGACCGACGAGCTGGAGGCGCAGATCCGCGCCGCCGACACCAAGGCGCGCCTGGAGGACATCTACCTGCCGTTCAAGCCGAAGCGGCGGACGAAGGCGCAGATCGCCCGCGAGGCGGGGCTCGAACCGCTGGCGCAGGGCCTGCTGGGCGACCCGTCGGTGGATCCGGTGGCCGCGGCCGCCGCGTTCGTGGACGCCGACAAGGGGGTCGCGGACGCGCAGGCCGCGCTCGACGGCGCCCGCGCGATCCTCACCGAGCGGTTCTCCGAGGACGCCGACCTGATCGGCGAGTTGCGCGAGCGCATGTGGGCGCGCGGGCGGCTCGCGGCGAAGGTGAAGAAGGGCAAGGAGGAGGCGGGCGCCAAGTTCGCCGACTACTTCGACTTCGCGGAGCCCTTCAAGGACCTCCCCTCGCACCGCGTCCTCGCGATGCTGCGCGGCGAGAAGGAGGACGTGCTCGAACTCGTCCTGGAGCCGGAGGAGCCGCTCGACGACGCCCCCGGAGCCACGTCCTCGTACGAGCCGATCATCGCCGACCGGTTCGGGATCAGGAACCAGGGGCGGCCCGGCGACAAATGGCTCCAGGACACGGTCCGTTGGGCCTGGCGCACGCGCGTCCTGGTGCACCTCGGTCTCGACCTGCGGATGCGGCTGCGGACCGCCGCCGAGGACGAGGCGGTCAAGGTGTTCGCGGCGAACCTCCGTGACCTGCTGCTCGCCGCCCCGGCGGGCACGCGCGCGACGCTGGGGCTCGACCCCGGTTTCCGTACCGGTGTGAAGGTCGCGGTCGTCGACGCGACGGGCAAGGTCGTGGCAACGGACGTCATCCACCCGCACGTCCCGGCCAACCGCTGGGACGAGGCCATCGCCAAGCTGGCCAGGCTCTCCCAGGAGCACGCGGTCGACCTGATCGCGATCGGCAACGGCACGGCGTCGCGCGAGACCGACAAGCTCGCGGGTGAACTCATCACCAAGCACCCGGAGTTGAACCTCACGAAGGTGATGGTGTCGGAGGCGGGCGCCTCGGTGTACTCGGCCTCCGCCTTCGCCTCCCAGGAACTTCCGGACATGGACGTGTCGCTGCGCGGCGCCGTCTCGATCGCACGGCGCCTCCAGGACCCGCTGGCCGAGCTCGTGAAGATCGACCCGAAGTCGATCGGTGTCGGGCAGTACCAGCACGACCTCAGTGAGGTGAAGCTGTCCCGCTCGCTCGACGCCGTCGTGGAGGACTGTGTGAACGGTGTCGGGGTGGACGTGAACACGGCGTCCGCGCCGCTGCTCGCGCGCGTCTCGGGCATCGGCTCCGGCCTCGCCGAGAACATCGTGGCGCACCGCGACGCGCACGGCCCCTTCGGCAACCGCAAGGCCCTGAAGTCCGTGGCGCGGCTCGGCCCCAAGGCGTACGAGCAGTGCGCGGGCTTCCTGCGGATCCGTGGCGGCGACGACCCGCTGGACGCGTCGTCCGTGCACCCCGAGGCGTACCCGGTGGTGCGGCGGATGGCGAAGTCGACCGGCGGCGAGGTCGGTTCGCTGATCGGCGACACGGGGACGCTGCGCTCGCTCAGGCCGGCCGACTTCGTGGACGACACGTTCGGTCTGCCGACGGTGACGGACATCCTGAAGGAGCTGGAGAAGCCGGGGCGCGACCCGCGGCCCGCCTTCAAGACGGCCACCTTCAAGGAGGGCGTCGAGAAGATCTCCGACCTGGAGCCGGGGATGGTGCTCGAGGGGGTCGTGACGAACGTCGCGGCGTTCGGCGCCTTCATCGACATCGGCGTGCACCAGGACGGGCTCGCGCATGTGTCGGCCCTGTCCCGTACGTTCGTCAAGGACCCGCGCGACGTCGTGAAGCCCGGTGACATCGTCAAGGTGAAGGTCCTCGACGTGGACGTGCCGCGCAAGCGGATCTCGCTCACGCTGCGGCTCGACGACGACGCCAGTGGCTCCGGCGGGGGTGGCGGGGAGCGGGGCGGTCAGCGCGGTGCGCGTGACCGTGACCGCAAGCCGCCGCAGCAGCAGTCCCGGCAGGGTGCCCGCGGTTCCGGCGGCCGGGGTGCCGGGGGCCAGGGCTCCGGTGGCGGCAAGGGGCGGCAGGGCGGCGCTCCCGCCGCCGCGAACTCCGCGATGGCCGATGCCCTGCGGAAGGCCGGGCTGGCCTAG
- a CDS encoding LPFR motif small protein, producing the protein MFRAIADVLRQIAGAVATVVTLPFRALARLFGGASRSGGGARRA; encoded by the coding sequence ATGTTCCGTGCCATCGCCGACGTACTGCGTCAGATCGCCGGCGCCGTCGCCACCGTGGTGACGCTGCCGTTCCGCGCGCTCGCCCGGCTGTTCGGCGGGGCGTCGCGCTCCGGGGGCGGCGCGCGCCGTGCGTGA
- a CDS encoding SCO6745 family protein — translation MTPDPRLRAARRCHNVVNPFHSTHYFSPDLGKELAAIGVTDRSAAYFAVRSAAMGEVCAGTVSATFYNFNHELVARHVPEVWKTASPATVLAARARAVDATLRRLLGAEVLASKEMAEAAELALRATEACTRHARPLYAAHADLPVPEAPHMAYWHAATLLREHRGDGHLAALLAAGLDPVEALVSHVATGKGMAPKWLLATRGWSRAQFDEAAGRLRARGLLTADEELTLTEEGVALRSAIELRTDELDRAPYAHLGDDGVARLSELAAGFMGAALENGAFPADLIGKAA, via the coding sequence ATGACTCCTGACCCGCGCCTTCGTGCCGCCCGCCGCTGTCACAACGTGGTCAATCCGTTCCACTCCACGCACTACTTCTCGCCCGACCTCGGCAAGGAGCTGGCCGCGATCGGGGTAACCGACCGCAGTGCCGCCTACTTCGCGGTGCGCTCCGCGGCGATGGGTGAGGTCTGCGCCGGGACGGTGAGCGCGACGTTCTACAACTTCAACCACGAGCTCGTGGCGCGGCACGTCCCCGAGGTGTGGAAGACCGCGTCCCCGGCGACCGTGCTCGCCGCACGCGCGCGTGCCGTGGACGCGACGCTGCGCCGACTGCTGGGCGCGGAGGTGCTCGCCTCCAAGGAGATGGCCGAGGCCGCCGAGCTCGCCCTGCGCGCCACCGAGGCGTGCACCCGCCACGCGCGTCCCCTGTACGCGGCCCACGCCGACCTCCCGGTGCCCGAGGCGCCGCACATGGCGTACTGGCACGCGGCGACGCTGCTGCGCGAGCACCGCGGCGACGGGCACCTCGCCGCGCTGCTCGCCGCCGGCCTCGACCCGGTCGAGGCGCTCGTCAGCCATGTCGCGACCGGTAAGGGCATGGCCCCGAAGTGGCTGCTCGCCACGCGCGGCTGGAGCCGTGCCCAGTTCGACGAGGCCGCCGGACGGCTGCGGGCCCGCGGACTGCTCACCGCCGACGAGGAGTTGACGCTCACCGAGGAGGGCGTGGCGCTGCGGTCCGCGATCGAGCTGCGCACGGACGAGCTGGACCGCGCGCCCTACGCGCACCTCGGCGACGACGGTGTGGCCCGGCTCTCCGAGCTCGCCGCCGGCTTCATGGGCGCGGCGCTCGAGAACGGCGCGTTCCCCGCCGATCTGATCGGCAAGGCCGCCTGA
- a CDS encoding GlxA family transcriptional regulator: MPQRTVLVPLFDKVQSLDVTGPVEVFSGAALAVGSADDGYRVRTASLDGAPVRTSSGLTLVPDGTLADAPTPHTLLVPGGQGTRHPDPHLIDWLRETAPHAERIVSVCTGAILLARAGLLDGRRATTHWAYCDTLARDHPEVEVDPDPIYVRDGNVATSAGVTAGIDLALALVEEDHGRRTALTIARHLVVFLRRPGNQAQFSAQLAAQTARREPLREVQQWITEHPDDDLSVDSLATRARLSPRHFARAFQAETGLTPGKYVDRVRVEHARRLLEDTPDGVEEISRSSGYGTPEAMRRAFLKTLGTPPAEYRRRFHAPHPVHPHPPAEQKGTSCRSPSSSSTASPPSTP; this comes from the coding sequence ATGCCGCAACGCACCGTCCTGGTCCCCCTCTTCGACAAGGTCCAGAGCCTCGATGTCACGGGCCCCGTCGAGGTCTTCTCCGGCGCCGCGCTCGCCGTCGGATCCGCCGACGACGGCTACCGGGTCCGCACGGCCTCCCTCGACGGAGCGCCGGTCCGTACGTCGAGCGGCCTCACCCTGGTCCCGGACGGCACGCTCGCGGACGCCCCTACCCCGCACACCCTGCTCGTCCCCGGCGGCCAGGGCACCCGCCACCCCGACCCGCACCTGATCGACTGGCTCCGGGAGACCGCCCCGCACGCCGAGCGGATCGTCTCGGTCTGCACCGGCGCGATCCTGCTCGCCCGCGCGGGCCTGCTGGACGGCCGCAGGGCCACGACCCACTGGGCCTACTGCGACACCCTCGCCCGCGACCACCCGGAGGTCGAGGTCGACCCGGACCCCATCTACGTACGCGACGGCAACGTGGCGACCTCCGCGGGCGTCACCGCCGGCATCGATCTCGCCCTCGCCCTGGTCGAGGAGGACCACGGCCGGCGGACGGCTCTGACGATCGCCCGCCACCTCGTCGTCTTCCTGCGACGGCCGGGCAACCAGGCCCAGTTCAGCGCCCAGCTCGCCGCGCAGACCGCCCGCCGCGAACCGCTGCGAGAGGTCCAGCAGTGGATCACCGAGCACCCCGACGACGACCTGTCCGTGGACTCCCTCGCCACCCGCGCCCGCCTCTCGCCCCGCCACTTCGCCCGCGCCTTCCAGGCGGAGACCGGCCTCACCCCCGGCAAGTACGTCGACCGCGTCCGCGTGGAACACGCCCGCCGCCTCCTGGAGGACACCCCCGACGGGGTGGAGGAGATCTCCCGGTCCAGCGGCTACGGCACACCGGAGGCGATGCGCCGCGCCTTCCTGAAGACCCTCGGCACGCCCCCGGCGGAGTACCGCCGCCGCTTCCACGCCCCGCACCCCGTGCACCCACACCCACCCGCAGAGCAGAAAGGCACCTCGTGCAGATCGCCGTCGTCCTCTTCGACCGCTTCACCGCCCTCGACGCCGTAG
- a CDS encoding DJ-1/PfpI family protein codes for MQIAVVLFDRFTALDAVGPYETLGRLPDAELVFVAERRGPVRSDTGTLALVADKTFADVPHPDIVIVPGGPGQTPQMENETLLAWLRAADATSTWTTSVCTGSLLLAAAGLLKGRRATSHWLALDFLERFGAEPTGERVVVEGKYVTAAGVSSGIDMGLTLLGRIAGDEHAQAVQLLTEYDPQPPYDAGSPQKAPAHLVEEFRSKSRFILT; via the coding sequence GTGCAGATCGCCGTCGTCCTCTTCGACCGCTTCACCGCCCTCGACGCCGTAGGCCCCTACGAGACCCTCGGCCGCCTCCCCGACGCCGAACTCGTCTTCGTCGCGGAGCGGCGCGGCCCGGTGCGCAGCGACACCGGAACCCTCGCCCTCGTCGCCGACAAGACCTTCGCCGACGTGCCGCACCCGGACATCGTGATCGTCCCCGGCGGCCCGGGACAGACCCCGCAGATGGAGAACGAGACCCTCCTCGCCTGGCTGCGCGCGGCCGACGCCACCAGCACGTGGACGACCTCCGTCTGCACCGGATCCCTGCTCCTCGCGGCCGCGGGCCTGCTCAAGGGAAGGCGGGCCACCTCGCACTGGCTCGCTCTCGACTTCCTCGAGCGGTTCGGCGCCGAACCGACCGGCGAGCGCGTCGTCGTCGAGGGCAAGTACGTCACCGCCGCCGGGGTGTCCTCCGGCATCGACATGGGCCTGACGCTGCTGGGCAGGATCGCGGGCGACGAACACGCCCAGGCCGTACAACTGCTCACCGAGTACGACCCGCAACCGCCCTACGACGCGGGCTCCCCGCAGAAAGCGCCCGCGCACCTCGTCGAGGAGTTCCGCTCCAAGAGCCGCTTCATCCTCACCTAG
- a CDS encoding enoyl-CoA hydratase/isomerase family protein — MAPVSAPRLTHSVTGGVATVVIDHPAKRNAMTDGMWAALPPLLDGLATDPAVRAVVLTGAGGTFCAGADISTLGNGAAQGLAVAAEEALAAFPKPTLAVVRGYCVGGGSQLAAACDLRFAAEGALFGVTPAKLGIVYPASSTRRLTALVGPATAKYLLFSGELIGTERALRTGLVDEVWDGADLDKRVAEFTRVLVGRSLLTQAAAKEFAAGRTDRDAHWAAQARGSGDTAEGVAAFLERRAPRFEWTV, encoded by the coding sequence ATGGCTCCCGTCTCCGCGCCGCGGCTCACCCACTCCGTCACCGGCGGGGTCGCGACCGTCGTCATCGACCATCCGGCGAAGCGCAACGCCATGACGGACGGCATGTGGGCCGCGCTGCCCCCGCTGCTCGACGGGCTCGCGACGGACCCGGCGGTCCGTGCCGTGGTGCTGACGGGAGCGGGCGGGACGTTCTGCGCGGGCGCCGACATCTCGACGCTGGGCAACGGCGCCGCGCAGGGGCTCGCGGTCGCGGCCGAGGAGGCGCTCGCCGCGTTCCCGAAGCCGACGCTGGCCGTCGTACGGGGCTACTGCGTGGGCGGCGGCAGTCAGTTGGCGGCGGCGTGCGATCTGCGGTTCGCGGCCGAGGGCGCGCTGTTCGGGGTGACACCGGCGAAGCTCGGGATCGTCTACCCGGCGTCGTCGACGCGCCGCCTCACCGCGCTGGTCGGGCCCGCGACCGCCAAGTACCTCTTGTTCTCGGGCGAGTTGATCGGCACGGAGCGGGCGCTGCGGACCGGGCTCGTCGACGAGGTGTGGGACGGGGCGGACCTGGACAAGAGGGTGGCCGAGTTCACCCGAGTCCTGGTCGGCCGCTCCCTCCTCACGCAGGCCGCGGCGAAGGAGTTCGCGGCGGGGCGCACGGACCGGGACGCGCACTGGGCGGCGCAGGCGCGCGGCAGCGGCGACACCGCGGAGGGTGTCGCCGCGTTCCTGGAGCGGCGGGCGCCGCGCTTCGAGTGGACCGTGTGA
- a CDS encoding HdeD family acid-resistance protein: MAEPQDQEAAGAPLTGKATTADERGPIGRRRKLRRGLGWLAVLGGVLVLAGLVGLAYTAFATLTSMLLFGWLLLLGGVIGLLHAIQSRGTPFFWLGVVVAALNLAAGVVVIRHPEGTAEALTMFAALLFLTGGVFRLVGGLVVRGQHLGWTLVQGAFGILLGVLVLANWPESSRYVLGCFFSLALLFDGLGLLATGLGGRRIVSLVQQAEEPLKEDSLGRDRSQN, translated from the coding sequence ATGGCTGAACCGCAGGACCAGGAAGCGGCCGGAGCGCCGCTGACCGGAAAGGCCACCACCGCCGACGAGCGCGGCCCGATCGGTCGGCGGCGGAAACTGCGCCGCGGTCTCGGCTGGCTCGCCGTTCTTGGCGGCGTTCTCGTCCTCGCGGGCCTCGTCGGCCTCGCCTACACCGCCTTCGCCACGCTCACCTCGATGCTGCTCTTCGGCTGGCTGCTGCTGCTCGGCGGCGTCATCGGCCTGCTGCACGCGATCCAGTCCCGCGGCACCCCCTTCTTCTGGCTCGGCGTCGTGGTCGCCGCGCTCAACCTCGCGGCCGGCGTCGTCGTCATCCGCCACCCCGAGGGCACCGCGGAGGCGCTGACCATGTTCGCCGCGCTGCTCTTCCTCACCGGCGGTGTCTTCCGGCTCGTCGGCGGGCTCGTGGTGCGGGGGCAGCACCTCGGCTGGACCCTGGTGCAGGGGGCGTTCGGCATCCTGCTCGGCGTGCTGGTCCTCGCCAACTGGCCGGAGAGCAGCCGCTACGTCCTCGGCTGCTTCTTCTCCCTCGCCCTGCTCTTCGACGGACTCGGGCTGCTGGCGACGGGTCTGGGCGGCCGGCGCATCGTCAGTCTCGTACAACAAGCTGAAGAGCCCCTGAAAGAGGACTCATTGGGGCGGGATCGATCGCAGAACTGA
- a CDS encoding ATP-binding protein: MSDHGWGSRPSPQGSGHVPLDRPAGEALPYEGVWRFTAEAVDASVPQARRAVRELLARQGVPASDELVHGLLVIVSELVTNAVKHAALLSPMLAVEVAVGAEWVRVSVEDEHPYRPTALEATSGQTGGRGLLLVREITAEAGGVCDVAHTASGGKVIWAALPLKPPYA; this comes from the coding sequence ATGAGCGACCACGGATGGGGGTCCCGCCCAAGTCCTCAAGGCAGTGGGCACGTACCCCTCGACCGGCCGGCGGGCGAGGCGCTGCCGTACGAGGGGGTCTGGCGCTTCACCGCCGAGGCGGTCGACGCCTCCGTGCCGCAGGCCCGCCGCGCGGTGCGTGAACTGCTCGCCCGACAGGGCGTGCCCGCCTCCGACGAGCTGGTGCACGGGCTGCTCGTGATCGTCTCCGAGCTCGTGACGAACGCGGTGAAGCACGCCGCGCTGCTCTCCCCGATGCTCGCCGTGGAGGTGGCCGTCGGCGCGGAGTGGGTGCGCGTCTCCGTCGAGGACGAACACCCCTATCGCCCCACGGCGCTGGAGGCCACCAGCGGCCAGACCGGCGGCCGCGGACTGCTGCTCGTACGGGAGATCACCGCGGAGGCCGGCGGCGTCTGCGACGTCGCGCACACCGCGAGCGGGGGCAAGGTCATCTGGGCCGCCCTGCCCCTCAAGCCCCCGTACGCCTGA